DNA from Thermincola ferriacetica:
GCCAAGAAACAAGCATGGTAAAACTCCGGAAATCAGTCTGAATAGGGTACTTCGTACCGTAACTATTGACGGAACAGAAATTCAGTTAACATTCAAGGAATTTGAAATTCTAAATTTCCTGGCCAGTCACCCTTACGAAGTATTTTCCAGATATGAAATTATGGAAAACATATGGAAGGAACGTTCCACCATGGATGCATCGAGGGTATGTGTCCATGTGACCAGGCTTCGTAAAAAAATTCAGGGGGATCCTTATAAACCCCAGTTTATCAAAACTATCTGGGGTGTGGGTTATTATTTTGATCCGGAAGGTTAAAAAAGGAAGGAGAGGGTAATCCTCTCCTTTCTGATTGAAGACAAAGTTTCTCCGCTCCAATATTTCCAAGTCAGTCTATTGAAGGGGTGGGTGGGCTCTCCGTTACCACGGAGCTTTATGCTGGAGAATGGCGGCAGGGTAGGAGGGTGTCTCCGCTACCCGGGAGCTTGGTGCTGCAAACCCTTGCCGTTCAGGCAGCGTTCCCGAACTCGATGGCTTATATTGCAGTTTCGGCGGAAG
Protein-coding regions in this window:
- a CDS encoding winged helix-turn-helix domain-containing protein codes for the protein MVLAMPRNKHGKTPEISLNRVLRTVTIDGTEIQLTFKEFEILNFLASHPYEVFSRYEIMENIWKERSTMDASRVCVHVTRLRKKIQGDPYKPQFIKTIWGVGYYFDPEG